One genomic segment of Mycolicibacterium gilvum includes these proteins:
- a CDS encoding beta-ketoacyl synthase N-terminal-like domain-containing protein has protein sequence MSEFVPVAIVGRSCVLPGANTPEALFEATLAGRCLLTPTPRDHWRGVDPARLLASDLAGLRVSSATGGYIEVPLGVSGIGSRITDLERLDPLVSWLAHCAERALGSPSANPRTGLIVGNLSYPSTLNTAFVESVWTGGDDVDARNRFSSGLPVHLIATAMGMTGPAYALDAACASSLYAIKLACDALNDGTADVMLAGGVNGADDLFLHLGFTALQALSATGRSRPFHAEADGLVPSAGAALVALKRLEDAERCGDRILGVITGIGLSNDGRQSGFLAPAVAGQTRAMSAALEQAGITPADVDYLDCHATGTPLGDATELRSIAAAYGEVPLTLGALKGNLGHTITVSGAASLVNVLSAMQAGVIPPALCEMPTDRLRETPFTLATTPTPWEGGVRRAAVSNFGFGGNNAHLIVESYTGATYSAVRRPVPTDEIVICGVGVVTGDAGDAETFRRRALGPESRPVPLESVQLELAGLGFPPRELQGSLAQQTAMLAAAAQALDDVVTDPDRTGVIVGMGCDATIARQRLRVMNLANDEWLTVNKDSAPQLTADGVIGTMPNIPANRIHAQRDFRGFGFTVSGEELSGIDAIRIAVRALRHRELDTVVTGAVDMCCEPAHARAADTLATEPAMAHGDAAIAFVLKRRTDAEAAGDEIVAVIDTDGILAPTDAREHRDANVAAGRFGRTHAAAAAAEIAAHAAAVRTRVSVDRAGAQPIPGRLRSTVEIGSIGGRSDALTVSAAGTAPVPLAVGVIPITERYAADSRADLLRRLQRHEPGGTGPVRCSLVGDTTSTLEKLRLATEQRLGCGEVPVLPGVAYADSPMTGELAFTFTGAAAAYPGAGRELLLAWPELGDALAERFSGVGELARALYGADISTLSPRTQLTGCAVVCQAQAEFSRNVLGLEPAAAIGLSSGETNSLLAFGIWQDLEPMLDEIEASGMYGDELTGECRVAAAAWGLGDEPAPWENWRITAPRAAVERALSAEPLAYMTIVQAPDDCVIGGDPAACRRVIDAIDGAQSMPLGLDMVIHCEAVRPFADTWRTIHTRETYAAPQVRFYSNAVNRAYTPTREAAAEAITRQALEPIDFPATVLQAWEDGVRVFVEHGPRAILTGAIPKILGDRPHVAVALDPQERRGLRALAETVSKMWVHGLPVHTDAFDARMDLLRAQSTPVPSTGRLLTLAAHWPDVVAVPDPPRRVDVPTSRSPQERMPELDPARFQPMPAAPESLEPLVFAEAAVEHHQTTTISRPASVPERIPAAPVPIGATATDRTTAALNLIASVSDTHSVFVERQAQAHAAFLQTRGALLAAATGRTSTPAVSAKAVVVSAPVAPPPAPVAAVLAPAPPVRPAATPKPAPAPSPQEPLWTRAQLEVLAGGRISEVLGPIFAELDRYDRLVRMPEPPLLLADRVMSIDGEPATMGTGRIVTETDVDPDAWYMHNGRMSPGVVIESGQADLLLASWLGADFSNRGERVYRLLGCDLTFMGGLPQGGETLHYDIHIDGHAKTGATRLFFFHYDCYIGDRLAISVRNGQAGFFSDEELANSDGVLWDAADDVPRDGARRDDPPQVTLKRSFGRADIETFTAGDAFACFGSGFEMAAAHSRTPSLPTGKLRLFDEVSEFDPDGGPWGRGYLRATASVPTDAWFYDGHFKNDPCMPGTLMADAATQALSFALAAYGFTIDRDGWRFEPVPEEMARFVCRGQVTPDTDHVLDYEVFVEEIIDGPTPTIFAALLCSSDGFKVFHCRRFGMRLVPDWPMPPGAPGPVRILEGTKDVRGDQGALLACGRGMPSDAFGALYAPFDGTRRAPRLPDEPYHFMSRIISVDSPPGVPTKDGVVVAEYDVPADAWYFEDAHSDAVPLSVLIEILLQPCGWLSSYNGFAANRADDVVFRNLDGGEVVLRRPARVGTLRVTSRLERFAEGGGSTIVFFDVVCTQDDDVVMTMKTAFGFFSPEALRNQVGLRVETGALEALSAQAPVSLSYRDETLTGKPWLTQGRLQVIDRVNFWPSGGEGGLGRLVAEYDVRPEAWFFKAHFFQDPVQPGSLGLEAMQQAARAAVKLAGLAADGSTFEPVAADQSFSWKFRGQVIPTNTRTRSEIEITSVTREDDSVLVVFNGRFWVDELCIYETTQMGVRVR, from the coding sequence GTGAGCGAATTCGTCCCTGTCGCGATCGTCGGACGCAGTTGCGTACTTCCCGGCGCGAATACGCCGGAGGCGTTGTTCGAGGCGACGCTGGCGGGTCGCTGCCTGCTGACACCCACTCCGCGGGATCACTGGCGTGGCGTGGATCCGGCGCGGTTGCTCGCCAGCGACCTCGCCGGACTGCGGGTGTCGTCGGCGACCGGCGGCTACATCGAGGTACCCCTGGGCGTGTCCGGGATCGGTTCGCGGATCACCGATCTGGAGCGGCTCGACCCGCTGGTGTCCTGGCTCGCGCACTGTGCCGAGCGGGCCCTCGGGTCCCCGTCGGCGAATCCCCGCACCGGGCTGATCGTGGGCAACCTGTCGTATCCGAGCACACTGAACACCGCGTTCGTGGAAAGCGTGTGGACCGGCGGCGACGATGTCGACGCACGCAACCGGTTCTCGTCCGGCCTACCGGTGCACCTGATCGCCACGGCGATGGGAATGACCGGACCGGCGTACGCACTCGACGCCGCGTGCGCATCGTCGCTCTACGCGATCAAGCTGGCGTGCGATGCGCTCAACGACGGCACGGCCGACGTGATGCTGGCCGGCGGCGTCAACGGCGCTGACGACCTGTTCCTGCACCTGGGTTTCACAGCGCTGCAGGCGCTGAGCGCGACGGGACGCTCGCGGCCTTTCCACGCCGAGGCCGACGGTCTCGTACCCTCGGCGGGTGCTGCGCTGGTCGCGTTGAAGCGTCTCGAGGACGCCGAGCGCTGCGGCGACCGCATCCTCGGTGTGATCACGGGCATCGGTCTGTCCAACGACGGCCGGCAGAGCGGGTTCCTCGCGCCGGCGGTCGCCGGTCAGACCAGGGCGATGTCCGCCGCGCTCGAGCAGGCAGGCATCACCCCGGCCGACGTCGACTACCTCGACTGTCACGCCACCGGAACACCTCTCGGCGATGCGACGGAGCTGCGCAGTATCGCCGCCGCCTACGGCGAGGTGCCGCTCACACTCGGGGCGCTGAAGGGCAACCTCGGGCACACCATCACGGTGTCCGGCGCAGCGAGCCTGGTGAACGTGCTCTCCGCGATGCAGGCGGGGGTGATCCCGCCCGCCTTGTGCGAGATGCCCACCGACAGACTCCGCGAGACCCCGTTCACCCTGGCGACGACGCCCACCCCGTGGGAGGGTGGCGTCAGACGTGCCGCGGTGAGCAACTTCGGATTCGGCGGCAACAACGCGCATCTGATCGTCGAGAGTTACACGGGGGCAACCTATTCCGCTGTACGCAGGCCCGTCCCCACCGACGAGATCGTGATCTGCGGGGTCGGCGTCGTGACCGGCGACGCCGGCGATGCCGAAACCTTCCGCCGCCGGGCGTTGGGTCCCGAGTCCCGGCCCGTTCCGCTCGAGTCGGTGCAGCTCGAGCTCGCAGGTCTCGGCTTCCCGCCCAGGGAGCTGCAGGGCAGTCTCGCCCAGCAGACGGCGATGCTGGCCGCCGCGGCGCAGGCGCTGGACGATGTCGTCACCGATCCCGACCGCACCGGGGTAATCGTCGGTATGGGCTGCGACGCCACCATCGCGCGCCAACGACTGCGCGTGATGAACCTCGCGAACGACGAATGGCTCACCGTCAACAAGGATTCGGCGCCACAGTTGACGGCCGACGGAGTCATCGGGACGATGCCGAACATCCCGGCCAACCGCATCCATGCGCAGCGTGACTTCCGGGGCTTCGGGTTCACCGTGTCCGGCGAGGAACTCTCCGGCATCGACGCGATCCGGATCGCCGTCCGCGCCCTTCGGCACCGTGAACTCGACACCGTCGTCACCGGTGCGGTCGACATGTGCTGCGAGCCCGCCCACGCGCGGGCGGCGGACACGCTGGCAACCGAACCCGCCATGGCACACGGCGACGCGGCGATCGCGTTCGTCCTCAAGCGGCGGACCGACGCCGAGGCCGCCGGCGACGAGATCGTCGCCGTCATCGACACCGACGGCATTCTCGCGCCGACCGATGCCCGCGAACACCGGGACGCGAACGTCGCCGCCGGCCGGTTCGGCCGAACGCATGCGGCTGCCGCGGCCGCCGAGATCGCGGCGCACGCGGCAGCGGTCCGCACACGGGTGAGCGTCGACCGGGCCGGCGCGCAACCCATTCCCGGACGCCTGCGCTCGACAGTCGAGATCGGCTCGATCGGCGGTCGCAGCGACGCCCTCACCGTGTCGGCGGCAGGAACCGCACCGGTACCGCTGGCCGTCGGCGTCATCCCGATCACGGAACGCTACGCCGCCGACAGCAGAGCCGATCTGCTGAGACGGTTGCAGCGGCACGAGCCGGGCGGCACCGGTCCCGTCCGCTGCTCGTTGGTGGGCGACACCACCTCGACGCTGGAGAAGCTGCGGCTCGCGACCGAGCAGCGGCTGGGCTGCGGCGAGGTCCCGGTACTGCCGGGAGTCGCCTACGCGGACTCACCGATGACCGGCGAACTCGCGTTCACGTTCACCGGCGCCGCGGCGGCCTATCCCGGCGCCGGCCGCGAGTTGCTGCTGGCATGGCCGGAGTTGGGCGATGCCCTCGCCGAGCGGTTCTCCGGAGTCGGCGAACTGGCACGTGCACTCTACGGCGCGGACATCTCCACGCTCAGCCCCAGGACACAACTCACCGGGTGCGCAGTGGTCTGTCAGGCGCAGGCGGAGTTCTCCCGCAACGTTCTCGGCCTGGAACCCGCTGCGGCGATAGGCCTTTCGTCGGGTGAGACGAACTCGCTGCTGGCGTTCGGCATCTGGCAGGACCTGGAGCCGATGCTCGACGAGATCGAGGCATCGGGAATGTACGGCGACGAGCTGACCGGGGAGTGCCGGGTGGCCGCGGCGGCGTGGGGTCTCGGGGATGAGCCCGCGCCGTGGGAGAACTGGCGTATCACCGCACCGAGGGCCGCGGTCGAACGGGCGTTGAGCGCTGAACCGCTCGCCTATATGACGATCGTGCAGGCCCCCGACGACTGCGTGATAGGCGGGGACCCCGCGGCGTGCCGGCGGGTCATCGACGCGATCGACGGCGCCCAGTCGATGCCGCTGGGACTCGACATGGTCATCCACTGCGAGGCCGTACGCCCGTTCGCCGACACGTGGCGCACGATCCACACGCGCGAGACGTACGCCGCCCCGCAGGTGCGCTTCTACAGCAACGCGGTCAACCGCGCCTACACACCCACACGCGAGGCCGCCGCCGAGGCGATCACCCGCCAGGCGCTCGAACCCATCGACTTTCCCGCCACCGTGCTACAGGCGTGGGAGGACGGGGTTCGGGTGTTCGTCGAGCACGGCCCCCGCGCCATCCTGACCGGCGCGATCCCCAAGATCCTCGGTGATCGCCCGCATGTCGCGGTGGCCCTCGACCCGCAGGAACGACGGGGGCTGCGAGCGCTGGCCGAGACCGTGTCCAAGATGTGGGTGCACGGCCTGCCCGTGCATACCGACGCGTTCGACGCGCGCATGGATCTACTGCGCGCGCAGAGCACCCCGGTACCGTCCACAGGGCGCCTGCTGACCCTGGCCGCCCACTGGCCCGATGTCGTCGCCGTGCCCGACCCACCGCGGAGAGTGGACGTCCCGACGTCGCGATCCCCCCAGGAAAGGATGCCGGAGTTGGATCCTGCACGCTTCCAACCGATGCCGGCAGCACCGGAGAGTCTGGAGCCGCTCGTCTTCGCCGAGGCGGCGGTCGAGCATCACCAGACGACGACGATCAGCCGACCTGCCTCCGTCCCGGAACGGATTCCCGCCGCACCGGTTCCGATCGGTGCCACGGCCACCGACAGGACGACCGCCGCGCTGAACCTGATCGCGTCCGTCAGCGACACGCACTCGGTCTTCGTCGAACGGCAGGCGCAGGCCCACGCCGCATTCCTGCAGACGCGCGGGGCACTGCTCGCCGCGGCGACCGGCCGGACCTCCACACCGGCGGTGAGTGCGAAAGCCGTAGTCGTGAGTGCGCCCGTCGCCCCGCCGCCGGCGCCCGTTGCGGCGGTCCTCGCGCCCGCACCGCCCGTCCGGCCGGCAGCTACGCCGAAACCGGCGCCGGCACCATCGCCGCAGGAGCCGCTGTGGACGCGCGCGCAACTGGAAGTCCTGGCCGGAGGCCGGATCTCGGAGGTCCTGGGTCCGATCTTCGCCGAACTGGACCGGTATGACCGCCTGGTGCGCATGCCGGAACCGCCGCTGCTGCTCGCCGACCGGGTGATGAGCATCGACGGTGAACCCGCGACGATGGGCACGGGCCGCATCGTCACCGAGACCGACGTCGACCCCGACGCCTGGTACATGCACAACGGCCGGATGTCGCCGGGCGTGGTGATCGAATCGGGCCAGGCCGACCTGCTGCTCGCGTCGTGGCTGGGAGCCGACTTCAGCAACCGCGGCGAGCGCGTCTACCGCCTGCTCGGATGTGACCTCACGTTCATGGGCGGCCTCCCGCAGGGCGGCGAGACACTGCACTACGACATCCACATCGACGGCCACGCGAAAACCGGTGCGACACGGCTGTTCTTCTTCCACTACGACTGCTACATCGGCGACCGCCTGGCCATCTCGGTGCGCAACGGACAGGCCGGGTTCTTCTCCGACGAGGAGTTGGCCAACTCCGACGGGGTGCTGTGGGACGCCGCCGACGACGTCCCGCGCGACGGTGCCCGCCGCGATGACCCGCCGCAGGTCACACTGAAGCGTTCCTTCGGCCGGGCCGATATCGAAACCTTCACCGCCGGTGACGCATTCGCGTGTTTCGGGAGCGGGTTCGAGATGGCCGCGGCACATTCCCGCACACCCTCACTGCCCACCGGGAAGCTGCGACTGTTCGACGAGGTCTCCGAGTTCGATCCCGACGGTGGGCCGTGGGGGAGGGGGTACCTGCGGGCAACCGCCTCGGTGCCCACGGATGCGTGGTTCTACGACGGACACTTCAAGAACGACCCCTGCATGCCGGGAACCCTGATGGCCGACGCGGCCACCCAGGCCCTGTCGTTCGCGTTGGCCGCCTACGGCTTCACGATCGACCGCGACGGGTGGCGGTTCGAGCCGGTGCCCGAGGAGATGGCCCGCTTCGTCTGCCGCGGGCAGGTCACACCCGACACCGACCACGTCCTGGACTACGAGGTGTTCGTCGAGGAGATCATCGACGGGCCGACGCCGACCATCTTCGCCGCGCTGTTGTGCAGCAGCGACGGCTTCAAGGTGTTCCACTGCCGGCGATTCGGGATGCGTCTGGTCCCCGACTGGCCGATGCCGCCGGGCGCACCGGGCCCGGTACGAATCCTGGAGGGCACCAAGGATGTCCGCGGCGATCAGGGTGCGCTGCTGGCCTGCGGCCGCGGTATGCCCTCGGACGCCTTCGGCGCGCTGTACGCGCCGTTCGACGGGACGCGGCGTGCCCCCCGGCTGCCCGACGAGCCGTACCACTTCATGTCACGCATCATCAGCGTCGACAGTCCGCCAGGAGTGCCGACCAAGGACGGCGTGGTCGTCGCCGAGTACGACGTTCCGGCCGATGCGTGGTACTTCGAGGACGCCCACTCCGACGCGGTTCCGCTGTCGGTGCTGATCGAGATCCTGCTGCAGCCCTGCGGCTGGTTGTCGTCGTACAACGGGTTCGCCGCCAACCGCGCCGATGACGTGGTGTTCCGCAACCTCGACGGTGGCGAGGTGGTGCTGCGCCGGCCGGCGCGCGTCGGCACACTGCGGGTCACCTCACGCCTGGAACGGTTCGCCGAAGGCGGCGGCTCCACGATCGTGTTCTTCGACGTCGTGTGCACCCAGGACGACGACGTGGTGATGACCATGAAGACGGCCTTCGGCTTCTTCAGTCCCGAAGCTCTCCGGAACCAGGTCGGTCTGCGGGTGGAAACCGGTGCGCTGGAGGCGCTCTCGGCCCAGGCACCGGTCTCGCTGAGCTATCGTGACGAGACGCTGACCGGCAAGCCCTGGCTCACGCAGGGTCGACTCCAGGTCATCGACCGGGTCAACTTCTGGCCCTCGGGAGGCGAGGGCGGTCTCGGACGTCTGGTCGCCGAGTACGACGTCCGGCCCGAAGCGTGGTTCTTCAAGGCGCACTTCTTCCAGGACCCGGTGCAGCCCGGCTCCCTGGGTCTGGAGGCGATGCAGCAGGCAGCCCGTGCGGCGGTCAAACTGGCCGGTCTTGCCGCTGACGGATCCACGTTCGAGCCGGTCGCCGCTGACCAGTCGTTCAGCTGGAAGTTCCGCGGCCAGGTGATCCCGACCAACACCCGCACCCGCTCGGAGATCGAGATCACCTCGGTGACAAGAGAAGACGACAGTGTGCTGGTCGTCTTCAACGGCAGGTTCTGGGTCGACGAGCTGTGCATCTACGAGACGACGCAGATGGGTGTGCGGGTGCGCTGA
- a CDS encoding RND family transporter, translated as MSNHQLHKGRPLIARSLRMLAPVTIVGWVALTLLVTFAVPSLEQVGREQSVPMSPKDAPSVQAMAQMGQLFGESSSDSTAMIVLEGQEPLDDSARRYYDQLVGELKKDSAHIENVQDLWGDRLTAAGAQSPDGKAVYVQLNLVGDQGSSAGVESVAAVRAIVDRSPPPPGVSVYVTGAAPLLADMQHSGESSILKMTLIGAVIIFVVLMIVYRSVITVIALLITVGIELFAARGIVAFLGDQEVFLLSTFAINLLVALAMAAGTDYGIFFFGRYQEARNAGEDRETAFYTTYRGVAPVVLGSGLTIAGALMCLSFTRMPIFQTIGLPCAVGMLVAVAVALTLVPAVLALGGRAGLFDPTRAINVRRWRRIGTAIVRWPGPILVATLAVTLIGLVALPGYQTSYDDRQYIPEDVPANAGYAAADRHFSQARMMPDILIVESDRDMRNPADFIVLHKIAKAIFEVPGVSRVQSITRPEGTPLERTSIPFLISMQNAGQQQMMKHMQDRVDDMGAQADMLARQIELARRMYDLQGQLTDTTLRSVALVKELVVVMDELRDNMANFDDFFRPIRNYLYWEPHCYNIPLCFSIRSVFDSLDGIDRIAAKMHELQGDLENFVVLLPELLAQLPRTIEIMESMRSMLLTMHSTMEGTFGVVDNSTQDVTAMGQAFDAANNDDSFYLPQEVFSNPDFQRAMSSFLSPDGKAVRFIISHKNDPGSPEGIGGIQPIRDAVQEALKTTPLRGAQVYMGGSASTFKDFEEGSKYDLLIAAVSALCLIFLIMLLITRGFVASVVIVGTVALSLGASFGLSVLIWQYIFGVPLHWMVLPMAVIVLLGVGSDYNLLLVSRMKEELGAGINTGIIRAMGGTGKVVTNAGLVFAFTMAAMVFSDLMVIGQVGTTIGLGLLFDTLVVRAFLTPAIAALIGRWFWWPIVVRPRPSPRLHAVSSRPIAAHTLVRERHTADLAGTRIRHDDDLPDFDDSITAPIPKGAVATLPKRRS; from the coding sequence ATGAGCAACCACCAGCTGCACAAGGGTCGGCCCCTGATCGCCCGCTCGCTGCGGATGCTCGCGCCGGTGACGATCGTCGGCTGGGTGGCGCTGACCCTCCTCGTCACCTTCGCGGTCCCCTCCCTCGAGCAGGTCGGCCGCGAACAGTCCGTGCCGATGAGCCCCAAGGACGCGCCCTCGGTCCAGGCGATGGCACAGATGGGACAGCTGTTCGGTGAGTCCAGTTCCGACAGCACCGCGATGATCGTGCTCGAAGGGCAAGAGCCGCTGGACGACTCGGCCCGACGGTACTACGACCAGTTGGTCGGCGAGTTGAAGAAGGATTCTGCGCACATCGAGAATGTGCAGGATCTGTGGGGCGACCGGCTCACGGCGGCGGGTGCGCAGAGTCCCGACGGCAAGGCCGTCTACGTGCAGTTGAACCTCGTCGGCGACCAGGGCTCGTCGGCGGGTGTCGAATCGGTCGCCGCGGTGCGCGCCATCGTCGACCGTTCGCCGCCGCCCCCGGGAGTCTCGGTATACGTCACCGGTGCCGCGCCGCTGCTGGCCGACATGCAGCACAGCGGCGAGAGTTCCATCCTCAAGATGACACTGATCGGCGCAGTGATCATCTTCGTCGTGTTGATGATCGTCTACCGGTCGGTCATCACCGTGATCGCGCTGTTGATCACCGTGGGCATCGAATTGTTCGCCGCGCGCGGGATCGTCGCGTTTCTCGGCGATCAGGAAGTCTTTCTGCTGTCGACATTCGCGATCAATCTGCTCGTGGCGCTGGCGATGGCGGCCGGCACCGATTACGGGATCTTCTTCTTCGGCCGGTATCAGGAAGCGCGCAACGCGGGAGAGGACCGCGAAACGGCGTTCTACACCACTTACCGCGGGGTGGCTCCGGTTGTGCTCGGGTCCGGTCTCACCATCGCCGGGGCGTTGATGTGTCTGAGTTTCACCCGCATGCCGATCTTCCAGACCATCGGTCTGCCGTGCGCGGTCGGGATGCTCGTCGCCGTCGCGGTGGCACTGACGCTGGTTCCCGCGGTGCTGGCTCTCGGCGGTCGGGCGGGTCTGTTCGATCCCACCCGTGCGATCAACGTGCGTCGGTGGCGACGGATCGGCACGGCGATCGTTCGCTGGCCCGGCCCGATTCTCGTCGCAACACTGGCGGTCACGTTGATCGGGTTGGTCGCGCTGCCGGGATACCAGACGAGTTACGATGATCGGCAGTACATTCCGGAAGACGTCCCCGCCAACGCGGGATACGCTGCCGCGGACCGCCACTTCTCGCAAGCCCGGATGATGCCGGACATCCTGATCGTCGAATCCGACCGCGACATGCGCAATCCGGCGGACTTCATCGTGCTGCACAAGATCGCCAAGGCCATCTTCGAGGTTCCCGGTGTCTCGCGCGTCCAGAGCATCACCAGGCCGGAGGGGACGCCGCTGGAACGCACCTCCATACCGTTTCTCATCAGCATGCAGAACGCCGGACAGCAGCAGATGATGAAGCACATGCAGGACCGTGTCGACGACATGGGCGCACAGGCCGACATGCTGGCCAGACAGATCGAATTGGCCAGGCGGATGTACGACCTGCAGGGCCAACTCACCGACACGACGCTGAGATCCGTTGCGCTGGTGAAGGAACTGGTCGTCGTCATGGACGAGTTGCGGGACAACATGGCGAACTTCGACGACTTCTTCCGGCCGATCCGCAACTATCTGTACTGGGAACCGCACTGCTACAACATCCCGTTGTGCTTCTCGATCAGGAGCGTGTTCGACTCCCTGGACGGGATCGATCGGATCGCCGCCAAGATGCACGAGCTGCAGGGTGATCTCGAGAACTTCGTGGTTCTACTGCCCGAGCTCCTCGCGCAGCTACCTCGGACCATCGAGATCATGGAGTCCATGCGTTCCATGCTGTTGACGATGCACAGCACGATGGAGGGCACCTTCGGTGTGGTGGACAATTCGACGCAGGACGTGACGGCCATGGGTCAGGCCTTCGATGCGGCGAACAACGACGACTCGTTCTATCTGCCCCAGGAAGTGTTCAGCAACCCCGATTTTCAACGGGCCATGAGTTCGTTCCTGTCCCCCGACGGCAAGGCCGTGCGGTTCATCATCTCGCACAAGAACGATCCAGGCTCCCCCGAAGGCATCGGCGGTATCCAACCCATCCGGGATGCGGTCCAGGAGGCGTTGAAGACGACGCCGCTGCGCGGCGCGCAGGTGTACATGGGCGGAAGTGCCTCGACGTTCAAGGATTTCGAGGAAGGCTCGAAGTACGACCTGCTGATCGCCGCGGTGAGCGCGCTGTGCCTCATCTTCCTGATCATGCTTCTCATCACCCGGGGATTCGTGGCGTCCGTCGTGATCGTCGGCACGGTGGCGTTGTCGCTGGGCGCGTCCTTCGGGCTCTCGGTGCTGATCTGGCAGTACATCTTCGGTGTCCCGCTGCACTGGATGGTTCTGCCCATGGCGGTGATCGTCCTTCTCGGCGTCGGTTCGGACTACAACCTGCTGCTCGTGTCACGGATGAAAGAGGAGCTCGGGGCCGGTATCAACACCGGCATCATCCGCGCCATGGGCGGCACCGGCAAGGTCGTGACGAACGCCGGGTTGGTGTTCGCGTTCACCATGGCCGCGATGGTGTTCAGCGACCTGATGGTCATCGGCCAGGTGGGTACGACCATCGGACTGGGGCTTCTGTTCGACACCCTTGTCGTCCGGGCGTTCCTGACGCCCGCCATCGCCGCGCTCATCGGGCGCTGGTTCTGGTGGCCCATCGTCGTACGGCCCCGGCCGAGCCCGCGGCTGCACGCGGTCAGTTCGCGTCCGATCGCCGCACACACGCTGGTGCGAGAGCGACACACCGCCGACCTCGCCGGCACCCGCATCCGTCACGACGATGACCTGCCCGACTTCGACGACTCCATCACAGCTCCCATTCCGAAGGGAGCGGTCGCCACTCTGCCCAAGCGGCGATCGTGA